A DNA window from Mesorhizobium sp. C432A contains the following coding sequences:
- a CDS encoding NIPSNAP family protein — protein MIYELRIYDCVPGRLPALLKRFNDHTLALWDRHGIRQAGFFTTVVGENSNRLIYFVAWESLAEREVRWKAFTTDPAWLKARDESERDGPILANISSQFLAPTAFSSVK, from the coding sequence ATGATCTACGAACTTCGCATTTACGACTGCGTGCCGGGCCGGCTGCCGGCGCTGCTCAAGCGTTTCAACGACCATACCTTGGCGCTGTGGGATAGACACGGCATCCGCCAGGCCGGGTTCTTCACCACGGTGGTCGGCGAAAACAGCAATCGACTGATCTATTTCGTCGCCTGGGAATCCCTTGCCGAGCGCGAAGTGAGATGGAAGGCCTTCACCACCGATCCGGCATGGCTCAAGGCCCGCGACGAGTCCGAGCGCGATGGCCCGATCCTAGCCAATATTTCCAGCCAGTTTCTCGCGCCAACCGCCTTCTCGTCGGTGAAATAG
- a CDS encoding GntR family transcriptional regulator — protein sequence MAETSDFKAEPPVGIDPIGASSEGASLYELIREDIIEGRLAANERLVVTDLARRHGTSTNPVREALQLLRGEGFVTFVANRGARVRPIDQDFVRDIYEIGVLIEPALTRWFVNMATGEDIAELERIQALIEENNFTDTLRHSELDTAFHTVMYQRHYNRHAAELWWKHREVLRAVSRRFNFTLARRAAIMREHRELIAHIKAGNADEAAELIARHVEGSGRHVLEQMRARNAARAG from the coding sequence TTGGCCGAAACAAGCGATTTCAAAGCAGAGCCACCCGTGGGGATTGATCCCATCGGGGCGTCCAGCGAGGGCGCCTCGCTTTATGAGCTGATCCGGGAAGACATCATCGAGGGACGGCTCGCCGCCAACGAACGGCTTGTGGTCACCGATCTCGCCCGGCGTCACGGCACCTCGACCAACCCCGTACGCGAGGCGCTGCAGCTGTTGCGAGGGGAGGGCTTCGTCACCTTTGTCGCCAACCGTGGCGCGCGCGTCCGGCCCATAGACCAGGATTTTGTCCGGGATATCTACGAGATCGGAGTCCTGATCGAGCCGGCCCTGACGCGATGGTTCGTGAACATGGCGACCGGCGAGGACATCGCCGAACTCGAACGCATCCAGGCTCTGATCGAAGAGAACAACTTCACCGACACATTGCGGCACAGTGAACTGGATACCGCCTTCCACACCGTAATGTACCAGCGCCACTACAACCGCCATGCCGCCGAGCTTTGGTGGAAGCATCGCGAAGTGCTGCGAGCCGTGAGCCGGCGTTTCAATTTCACGCTCGCGCGGCGGGCCGCCATCATGCGTGAACACCGCGAGCTCATCGCGCATATCAAAGCCGGAAATGCCGACGAGGCGGCCGAGCTCATTGCCCGCCATGTCGAGGGTTCCGGCCGGCACGTTCTCGAACAGATGCGTGCGCGCAACGCCGCTCGGGCCGGATAG
- a CDS encoding MDR family MFS transporter: protein MTVEQTLPDARPVEAQARPDLTTLIVYFGALVAMFMATIDMQIVVTALPTIAGELGNLHLFGWVGAAYLLSTAAVSPFYGKLGDMYGRKNVVLTAIGLFLVGSLVCGMAWSMESLIAARVLQGIGGGGLMVSAFAMIGELFSPRDRAKYQGYSSAVFALSSVLGPLAGGYITGLFGWRWVFLVNLPIGIIVLAVLAFAMRSRFNEKRHRIDYLGGALLATGTTAIVYWGYHVLDPSGPDLITFALPLLALGAITLFVMVERRAEEPIVPLRLFGNSTVSIVSGVSLVAGTVTLGMFFYFALYMQTLTGLSPAEVGFLFLPASLTSMVISIVAGRVIAATGRYKWMPVVAMGIGGFLMLGFVLTNQHTSIWVLATMMAVFGISMGLQFQVLIVAIQAAAPLQDIGAVTSLITQARTLGASLGLALNGAVMIWALNRQTAELPADAAALLPGGLNGLTPHLASSLPGAIREVVLDHYSSGFNVMFIWVAALYFVAMGLTLLLEDKEIPKRG from the coding sequence ATGACTGTCGAGCAGACGCTGCCGGATGCGCGGCCCGTGGAGGCCCAAGCCAGGCCCGACCTTACGACCTTGATCGTCTATTTCGGCGCGTTGGTCGCCATGTTCATGGCCACCATCGACATGCAGATCGTCGTCACCGCCTTGCCCACCATTGCCGGCGAACTCGGCAATCTGCATTTGTTTGGCTGGGTCGGTGCCGCCTACCTGCTCTCGACCGCCGCGGTCTCGCCATTCTACGGCAAGCTTGGCGACATGTATGGCCGCAAGAATGTCGTGCTGACGGCGATCGGCTTGTTCCTGGTGGGCTCGCTGGTCTGCGGCATGGCTTGGTCGATGGAGAGCCTGATCGCCGCGCGCGTGCTGCAGGGCATCGGCGGTGGCGGCTTGATGGTCTCGGCCTTCGCCATGATCGGCGAACTGTTTTCGCCGCGCGACCGCGCGAAATACCAGGGCTACAGTTCGGCGGTGTTCGCGCTGTCATCAGTGCTCGGCCCGTTGGCCGGCGGCTACATCACCGGCCTGTTCGGCTGGCGCTGGGTGTTCCTGGTCAATCTGCCGATAGGGATCATCGTGCTGGCTGTGCTGGCCTTCGCCATGCGCAGCCGGTTCAACGAAAAACGGCACCGCATCGACTATCTCGGCGGCGCGCTGCTCGCCACCGGCACGACGGCGATTGTTTATTGGGGCTACCACGTGCTCGACCCCAGCGGACCGGACCTCATCACCTTCGCGCTGCCGCTGCTGGCACTAGGCGCCATCACCTTGTTCGTCATGGTCGAGCGGCGGGCCGAAGAGCCGATCGTACCTCTGCGGCTGTTCGGCAATTCGACGGTCAGCATCGTCTCGGGCGTGTCGCTGGTCGCCGGAACGGTGACGCTGGGCATGTTCTTCTATTTCGCCCTCTACATGCAGACGCTGACGGGTCTCAGCCCGGCCGAAGTCGGCTTCCTGTTCCTGCCGGCGTCGCTGACATCGATGGTCATCTCGATCGTGGCCGGGCGGGTGATCGCGGCAACCGGCCGCTACAAATGGATGCCGGTGGTCGCCATGGGTATTGGCGGGTTTCTGATGCTGGGCTTCGTCCTCACCAACCAGCACACGTCGATCTGGGTGCTGGCGACGATGATGGCAGTGTTCGGCATCAGCATGGGTCTGCAGTTCCAGGTGCTGATCGTGGCGATCCAGGCGGCAGCACCGCTGCAGGATATCGGCGCGGTGACATCGCTGATCACCCAGGCGCGGACGCTCGGAGCATCGCTCGGACTGGCGCTGAACGGCGCGGTGATGATCTGGGCGCTGAACCGGCAGACAGCCGAGCTTCCTGCAGACGCCGCCGCCCTGCTGCCGGGTGGCCTGAACGGGTTGACGCCGCACCTCGCATCGAGCCTGCCGGGCGCGATCCGCGAAGTGGTGCTCGACCATTACTCCAGTGGCTTCAACGTGATGTTCATCTGGGTGGCGGCGCTCTATTTCGTGGCCATGGGGCTGACGCTGCTGCTCGAGGACAAAGAGATCCCGAAGCGGGGCTGA
- a CDS encoding amidohydrolase has protein sequence MIIDTHLHLIDLSALRYPWLSREPALNRDFPHAEYAIQARRAGIEAALHMEVDVDEADIQAETSHVKAQSLEKGTLLRGAIASCRPEEAGFAAYLERQQADPFVKGFRRVLHVMPDELSDSALFRENIKRLAGTGLTFDFVVLPHQIPRAVALADLAPDVQFVLDHCGVPDIKASAEHPWREHMSEIARRPNVIGKISGVVAYADAGSWTVETLRPYVEHTIGCFGWDRVVWGSDWPVCTLGGGLATWVAATHALIAGASPEERTKLLSGNAKRMWKL, from the coding sequence ATGATCATCGACACTCATCTGCACCTGATCGACCTGTCGGCGCTGCGCTATCCCTGGCTCAGCCGCGAGCCGGCGCTCAACCGCGATTTCCCGCACGCAGAATATGCGATCCAGGCCCGCCGCGCCGGCATCGAGGCCGCGCTGCATATGGAGGTCGACGTCGATGAAGCCGACATCCAGGCCGAGACCAGCCATGTGAAGGCGCAGTCGCTGGAAAAGGGCACGCTGTTGCGCGGGGCGATCGCCTCCTGCCGTCCGGAGGAGGCCGGCTTCGCCGCCTATCTCGAGCGCCAGCAAGCCGATCCCTTCGTCAAGGGGTTCCGCCGCGTGCTGCATGTCATGCCGGACGAGCTTTCGGACAGCGCGCTGTTTCGCGAAAACATCAAGCGGCTTGCCGGCACAGGCCTGACCTTCGACTTCGTCGTCCTGCCGCATCAGATTCCAAGGGCGGTTGCGCTCGCCGATCTGGCGCCGGATGTGCAGTTCGTGCTCGACCATTGCGGCGTGCCCGACATCAAGGCCAGTGCGGAACATCCGTGGCGCGAGCATATGAGTGAGATCGCGCGGCGTCCCAATGTCATCGGCAAGATCTCCGGCGTCGTCGCCTATGCCGATGCCGGCTCATGGACAGTCGAGACCTTGCGCCCCTATGTCGAGCACACGATCGGCTGCTTCGGCTGGGACCGCGTCGTGTGGGGCAGCGACTGGCCGGTGTGCACGCTTGGCGGTGGCCTTGCGACCTGGGTGGCGGCGACGCATGCGTTGATCGCTGGAGCAAGTCCTGAGGAGAGAACGAAACTGCTGTCGGGCAATGCCAAGCGGATGTGGAAGCTGTAG
- a CDS encoding glucose 1-dehydrogenase, translated as MMDFDGKVALVTGTTGIGLATARRLAAGGAAIIACGIDRSANAAMKAQLESAGAAVLVIETDVSISDQVRDAVAAGVARFGGLDVIVNSAAVHPYGTATTTDWETWNRTMTVNVGSIYLTAHFGIPEMIKRGGGAIVNVASVQGFACQQNVAAYATTKGAIHTLTRSLALDYAASGIRVNSVSPGSIRTPILEKAARGDGGSDADVEEAYKRFGAAHPLGRIGEPEEVAELIAFLCSSKAGFCTGADYRIDGGLTAGIGVK; from the coding sequence ATGATGGATTTCGACGGCAAGGTCGCCCTGGTGACGGGGACGACCGGCATTGGCCTGGCAACCGCCAGACGCCTTGCGGCCGGTGGCGCCGCAATCATCGCCTGCGGCATCGACCGCAGCGCCAATGCGGCGATGAAAGCGCAACTGGAAAGCGCTGGAGCTGCGGTGCTGGTCATCGAAACCGATGTGTCCATCTCCGACCAGGTGCGCGACGCGGTGGCGGCTGGCGTCGCAAGGTTCGGCGGCCTTGATGTCATCGTCAATTCAGCCGCCGTCCATCCCTATGGCACGGCGACGACCACCGACTGGGAAACCTGGAACCGAACGATGACGGTCAATGTCGGCTCGATCTACCTGACCGCGCATTTCGGCATTCCGGAAATGATCAAGCGCGGAGGCGGCGCCATCGTCAACGTCGCCTCGGTGCAGGGCTTTGCCTGCCAGCAGAACGTCGCCGCCTATGCCACGACCAAGGGCGCCATCCACACGCTGACGCGCTCGCTGGCGCTCGACTACGCGGCATCAGGCATCCGCGTCAATTCGGTCAGCCCGGGCTCGATCCGCACGCCGATCCTGGAGAAGGCTGCGCGCGGTGACGGCGGCAGCGATGCCGATGTCGAAGAGGCCTACAAGCGCTTCGGCGCGGCGCATCCGCTCGGCCGTATCGGTGAACCGGAGGAAGTGGCGGAACTCATCGCCTTCCTGTGCTCGTCGAAGGCCGGTTTCTGCACCGGCGCGGACTACAGGATCGATGGCGGCCTGACGGCAGGTATTGGCGTGAAGTAG
- a CDS encoding mandelate racemase/muconate lactonizing enzyme family protein, whose product MKITSVRPWLIKSDASYWGEFLFVEVTTDEGVSGWGEITTTTRLANRALCTILRQIGVAVTGEDPARIEHLWHKIFRSFTYMGSRGAAVECVSAIDIALWDIRGKVLGKPIYELLGGPVRDEIALYTHPNQAKFTSKEAVVREIRDIVESGHTGLKFDPFPHQGRIADGLAREQRDGYLDGSMTRKDEREAAELTALIRETAGPDVDILIDAHGRFDVPTAIRLCRSLEEAGQIDWFEEPCPPESLNALKQVREKVSAAISWGERGHTKWDFVPVLENRLADYIMPDVTWTGGITELKKISALCEAYYIPVSPHDAAGPINVVAGAQVMMTVPNFYKLETSEWNLDKYNHLIDEPLDVSNGSLKLASKPGLGVEMNRDYLQAHEIELG is encoded by the coding sequence ATGAAAATCACGAGCGTTCGGCCGTGGCTGATCAAGTCCGATGCTTCCTATTGGGGAGAGTTCCTGTTCGTCGAGGTGACGACCGACGAAGGGGTGAGTGGCTGGGGGGAAATCACCACCACCACAAGGCTCGCCAACCGCGCGCTGTGCACGATCCTGCGGCAGATCGGTGTTGCCGTCACAGGTGAGGATCCGGCGCGCATCGAGCATCTCTGGCACAAGATTTTCCGCAGCTTCACCTATATGGGCAGCCGCGGCGCCGCGGTCGAATGCGTGAGCGCTATCGACATAGCGCTCTGGGACATTCGCGGCAAAGTTCTAGGCAAGCCGATCTACGAGCTGCTGGGCGGACCGGTGCGCGATGAAATCGCGCTCTATACCCATCCCAACCAGGCCAAGTTTACCAGCAAGGAGGCTGTGGTCCGCGAAATTCGAGACATCGTCGAATCCGGACACACCGGGCTGAAGTTCGATCCTTTCCCCCACCAGGGCCGCATCGCCGATGGCTTGGCGCGCGAACAGCGGGACGGCTACCTCGATGGCAGCATGACCCGCAAGGACGAGCGCGAGGCTGCCGAACTAACGGCTTTGATCCGTGAAACGGCGGGGCCCGATGTCGACATTCTCATCGACGCGCATGGCCGCTTCGACGTCCCCACCGCCATTCGCCTCTGCCGAAGCCTCGAGGAAGCCGGCCAGATCGACTGGTTCGAGGAGCCATGCCCGCCAGAAAGCCTCAATGCTCTCAAGCAAGTGCGTGAGAAGGTCAGTGCCGCCATCTCGTGGGGCGAGCGCGGCCACACCAAATGGGATTTCGTGCCGGTGCTCGAGAACAGGCTTGCGGACTACATCATGCCGGACGTTACCTGGACCGGCGGCATTACCGAACTGAAGAAGATTTCCGCCCTGTGCGAAGCCTACTACATCCCGGTCTCGCCCCATGACGCCGCGGGACCGATCAATGTGGTTGCGGGAGCGCAGGTGATGATGACGGTTCCCAACTTCTACAAGCTCGAAACGTCGGAGTGGAACCTGGACAAATATAATCACCTCATCGACGAGCCACTCGATGTCTCGAACGGCAGCCTCAAGCTGGCGTCGAAGCCGGGTCTCGGTGTCGAGATGAACCGAGACTACCTGCAGGCCCACGAGATAGAGCTTGGCTAG
- a CDS encoding mandelate racemase/muconate lactonizing enzyme family protein, protein MKITDLRCAVIGRHPIVRIVTDEGLHGLGEVEYTKPYLKPWVLHFRDALIGEDPTDVERVMLKIRQRGSFKPYGAAVSAIEHALWDIAGKAAGVPVYKLLGGKVRDKVRVYNGSIRKKRTGDRPEDYAADVKWMMERPEGFFMVKQGISFHSNMKTSVPDFHYGVRQPPTYHGAMDQGQISERGMAHMIECVIAMKDVLGDKVSLALDCGPGWFLPDAIRFAQAVEKYNLMWLEDMLTGDYVPWVNPQAYRELTTSTSTPIHTGEQIYLRHNFKELIETQAVRVIGPDPADIGGIAELKWVAEHAYMHSIMMAPHGTANGLLGLGALINVCATLPANYIAFEYPSASDPWWEDIVIGLPKGQIVKDSMIDLLEAPGLGVDIDAEAAKKYLAEEDAGFFDR, encoded by the coding sequence ATGAAGATCACCGATCTCAGGTGCGCCGTCATCGGCAGGCACCCCATCGTGCGCATCGTCACCGACGAAGGCCTCCATGGCCTCGGCGAGGTCGAGTACACCAAGCCTTATCTGAAACCCTGGGTGCTGCATTTCCGCGACGCGCTGATCGGCGAGGACCCGACCGATGTCGAACGCGTGATGTTGAAAATCCGCCAGCGCGGCTCGTTCAAGCCCTACGGCGCCGCCGTCAGCGCTATCGAGCATGCTCTGTGGGACATCGCCGGCAAGGCGGCAGGCGTTCCGGTCTACAAGCTGCTCGGCGGCAAGGTGCGCGACAAGGTGCGGGTCTATAACGGTTCCATCCGCAAGAAGCGCACCGGCGACAGGCCGGAGGATTACGCGGCCGACGTCAAATGGATGATGGAGCGGCCGGAAGGTTTCTTCATGGTCAAGCAAGGCATCAGCTTTCATTCCAACATGAAGACCAGCGTCCCCGACTTCCACTACGGCGTGCGTCAGCCGCCGACCTATCACGGCGCGATGGACCAGGGGCAGATCAGCGAGCGCGGCATGGCGCATATGATCGAATGCGTCATCGCCATGAAGGATGTGCTCGGCGACAAGGTCTCGCTGGCGTTGGATTGCGGCCCCGGGTGGTTCCTGCCGGACGCCATCCGCTTCGCTCAGGCGGTGGAAAAATACAATCTGATGTGGCTGGAGGACATGCTGACCGGCGACTACGTGCCATGGGTCAATCCGCAGGCCTACCGCGAACTCACGACATCGACGTCCACCCCCATCCACACCGGCGAGCAGATCTACCTGCGCCATAACTTCAAGGAACTGATCGAGACCCAGGCGGTCCGTGTCATCGGTCCGGACCCCGCCGATATCGGCGGCATCGCCGAGCTCAAATGGGTGGCCGAGCATGCCTATATGCACTCCATCATGATGGCGCCGCACGGCACGGCGAACGGTCTGCTGGGCCTCGGCGCGCTGATCAATGTCTGCGCCACGCTGCCGGCCAACTACATCGCCTTCGAATATCCCAGCGCCTCCGACCCGTGGTGGGAGGACATCGTCATCGGCCTGCCCAAGGGGCAGATCGTGAAGGACTCCATGATCGACCTGCTCGAAGCGCCGGGACTGGGTGTCGACATCGATGCCGAAGCAGCGAAGAAGTACCTTGCGGAAGAGGACGCCGGTTTCTTCGACCGATAA
- a CDS encoding MarR family winged helix-turn-helix transcriptional regulator — protein sequence MSSNASGSPDRFPALFQTRGDRDLADLARGSGLSEPAAEAVAAIDAVMSKVRRSIQRRNFGRMILARVDPSLEVSHLDAIGAIANNPVFSDNQQDEVTVGVIAERLEIDPSRASRISADLVERGYACRVASQRDARRICLKLTAKGERLVAAVRQTKWRIFAGSLAQWDEQDLVTFATLLERFAGWTMDETGMKRSADAVKQLMDEMLPETK from the coding sequence ATGAGCAGCAACGCATCCGGCAGTCCGGACCGATTTCCAGCCCTGTTCCAGACGCGCGGCGACCGGGATCTCGCCGATCTGGCGCGCGGCAGCGGCCTGTCCGAACCGGCGGCCGAGGCCGTGGCCGCCATCGATGCGGTAATGAGCAAGGTGCGTCGCTCTATCCAGCGCCGCAACTTCGGCCGCATGATCCTGGCGCGCGTAGACCCTTCGCTGGAAGTGAGCCATCTCGATGCGATCGGCGCCATCGCGAACAATCCGGTTTTCAGCGATAACCAGCAGGACGAGGTGACGGTTGGCGTCATCGCCGAGCGCCTCGAGATCGACCCGTCGCGCGCCAGCCGCATCTCTGCCGACCTCGTCGAGCGCGGCTATGCGTGCCGTGTCGCATCGCAACGCGATGCCCGGCGCATCTGCCTCAAACTCACCGCCAAGGGCGAGCGCTTGGTGGCGGCGGTGCGCCAGACCAAATGGCGGATTTTCGCCGGCTCACTGGCACAATGGGATGAGCAGGACCTGGTAACGTTCGCCACCTTGCTGGAACGCTTCGCCGGTTGGACCATGGACGAAACCGGGATGAAAAGATCTGCCGACGCCGTCAAGCAGTTGATGGACGAGATGCTGCCCGAAACGAAATAG
- a CDS encoding sugar ABC transporter substrate-binding protein, producing MTRITLGGAVLRGTVATALMASLMSGSALGSPPVDLSKWSPEYVRSIAGTQDFDTAADCGKVTPLDYKGRLTFWYQGVFEGDPDLLRQYYKDFFETFRKTYPNIQLEDQALTYNDLLDKFRTALLGNAAPMAVRLQILGGTEFASKGYLQPLKPEDVGYPTEDFWPGAMKAVTWDGVTYGIPTNNETMAFIWNADIFKRAGLDPDKAPATWDDVVKYSKQIHDKLGIAGYGLVARKNAGNTPYRFMPQLWAYGGGVFDEASANPTYKEVELNSPQSKAALQASYDMYVRDKSVPVSALTNQQADNQPLFVAGQLGMMVSHPSDYNVMLDLQKKATGADKEKAQTVIDNMRYGLIPTGPDGKRAVVFGGSNIHILKPEYVEGGKVDEPAAKAIICMWTSPEWSLKMAYAGSNPGNLNGFKTKWMKERLDNIKFLDVTTSMLPYGIPFPALPQSPEIMNIIVPDMLQNALTGAMTVDQAADDAAEKVKNLMDGL from the coding sequence ATGACGAGGATTACACTCGGCGGTGCCGTCCTGCGCGGCACAGTCGCCACTGCTTTGATGGCGTCGCTCATGTCGGGATCGGCGCTGGGTTCGCCGCCGGTCGATTTGAGCAAGTGGTCGCCGGAATATGTGCGCTCCATCGCCGGCACACAGGATTTCGACACGGCCGCCGATTGCGGCAAGGTCACTCCGCTCGACTACAAGGGGCGACTGACGTTCTGGTATCAGGGCGTGTTCGAGGGCGACCCCGACCTGCTGCGTCAGTACTACAAGGATTTCTTCGAGACCTTCCGCAAGACCTATCCGAACATCCAGCTCGAGGATCAGGCCCTCACCTACAACGACCTTCTCGACAAGTTCCGCACGGCGCTGCTGGGCAATGCCGCGCCGATGGCGGTCCGCCTGCAAATCCTGGGTGGAACCGAGTTCGCCTCGAAGGGTTATCTGCAGCCGCTCAAGCCGGAAGATGTGGGCTATCCCACGGAGGATTTCTGGCCCGGCGCCATGAAGGCGGTAACCTGGGATGGCGTGACCTACGGCATTCCCACCAACAATGAGACGATGGCGTTCATCTGGAACGCCGACATCTTCAAGCGTGCGGGCCTCGATCCGGACAAGGCTCCGGCGACCTGGGACGACGTCGTCAAATATTCCAAGCAGATCCATGACAAGCTCGGCATTGCCGGCTACGGCCTCGTGGCGCGAAAGAACGCCGGCAACACGCCGTACCGCTTCATGCCGCAACTATGGGCCTATGGCGGCGGTGTCTTCGACGAAGCCTCCGCGAACCCGACCTATAAGGAGGTCGAACTCAATAGCCCGCAAAGCAAGGCGGCGTTGCAAGCCTCCTACGACATGTATGTTCGCGACAAGTCGGTTCCGGTTTCGGCGCTCACCAACCAGCAGGCCGATAACCAGCCCCTGTTCGTCGCCGGCCAACTCGGCATGATGGTCTCGCACCCGTCCGACTATAACGTCATGCTCGACCTGCAGAAGAAGGCAACGGGCGCCGACAAGGAGAAGGCGCAGACCGTCATCGACAACATGCGCTACGGCCTGATCCCGACCGGCCCCGACGGCAAGCGCGCCGTCGTGTTTGGCGGCTCGAACATTCACATCCTGAAGCCCGAATATGTCGAGGGCGGCAAGGTGGACGAGCCGGCCGCAAAGGCCATCATCTGCATGTGGACGAGCCCTGAATGGTCGTTGAAGATGGCGTATGCCGGCTCGAACCCAGGCAACCTCAACGGCTTCAAGACCAAATGGATGAAGGAACGTCTGGACAACATCAAGTTCCTCGATGTCACCACCTCGATGTTGCCATACGGCATTCCGTTCCCGGCGCTGCCGCAGTCGCCCGAGATCATGAATATCATCGTCCCGGACATGCTGCAGAACGCCCTGACCGGAGCGATGACCGTCGACCAGGCTGCCGACGATGCGGCCGAGAAGGTGAAAAACCTGATGGACGGACTCTAG
- a CDS encoding mandelate racemase/muconate lactonizing enzyme family protein produces MAKTGSAGEALNRVNTNSRPSDLRITDLRVAEIVGAPFTSALVKIYTNQGIVGLGEVRDGASATYALMLKSRLLGENPCDVDRLFRRIKQFGGHGRQGGGVSAIEIALWDLAGKAYGVPIYQMLGGRFRDKVRVYCDTDADKPSGTETGKRLKARMDLGFTFLKMDLGLAQISHISGAVVAPAGVLDGFRSHAARGPARTLDERRARNAAYDAQNVPHPFTGLHFTEKGIDLLDQYIHEVREVIGYEVPLAIDHVGHISLQDGIRLARRIEKYAPAWLEDVIPWQYTEQYRQLQQATSVPICTGEDIYLKEGFEPLLNAGISVIHPDLLTTGGILETKKIGDAAQEHGVAMAIHMAESPIAAMAAAHVAVATENFMALEYHSVEVDWWDDIVTGLPKPLVKDGFITVPDKPGLGIDDIVDEVISQHLQPGVTGIWQPTDHWDDEYSWDRTWS; encoded by the coding sequence ATGGCAAAGACGGGTAGCGCCGGCGAGGCGCTCAATCGGGTAAATACGAACTCCAGGCCGAGCGACCTGCGCATCACCGACCTGCGCGTTGCCGAGATCGTCGGCGCGCCGTTCACCTCCGCCCTGGTCAAGATCTACACCAACCAGGGCATTGTCGGCCTGGGCGAAGTGCGCGACGGCGCCAGCGCGACCTATGCGCTGATGCTGAAGAGCCGGTTGCTGGGCGAGAACCCTTGCGACGTCGACCGGCTGTTCCGCCGCATCAAACAATTTGGCGGCCATGGGCGGCAAGGTGGCGGTGTCTCGGCAATCGAGATCGCGCTTTGGGACCTCGCCGGCAAGGCGTATGGCGTGCCGATCTACCAGATGCTGGGAGGACGGTTTCGCGACAAGGTGCGTGTCTATTGCGACACCGACGCGGACAAGCCCAGCGGCACCGAGACCGGAAAGCGGCTCAAGGCGCGGATGGATCTCGGTTTCACCTTCCTCAAGATGGATCTCGGTCTGGCGCAGATTTCGCACATATCGGGCGCAGTGGTGGCGCCGGCCGGCGTGCTCGACGGTTTCCGCAGCCATGCCGCGCGCGGTCCGGCACGCACGCTGGACGAGCGCCGGGCGCGTAATGCCGCCTATGACGCGCAAAACGTGCCGCATCCCTTCACCGGCCTCCACTTCACCGAAAAGGGCATCGACCTGCTCGACCAATATATCCACGAGGTCCGCGAGGTGATCGGCTACGAGGTTCCGCTCGCCATCGATCATGTCGGCCACATCTCGCTGCAGGACGGCATCCGTCTGGCCCGGCGGATCGAGAAATACGCACCGGCCTGGCTCGAGGACGTGATCCCCTGGCAGTACACCGAGCAGTATCGGCAGTTGCAGCAGGCGACCTCGGTGCCGATCTGCACGGGTGAGGACATCTACCTCAAGGAAGGCTTCGAGCCGCTGCTCAACGCCGGCATCTCGGTCATCCATCCGGATCTGCTGACCACCGGCGGCATTCTCGAGACCAAGAAGATCGGCGACGCGGCGCAGGAGCATGGCGTCGCCATGGCCATTCACATGGCGGAAAGCCCGATCGCGGCAATGGCCGCCGCGCATGTCGCGGTGGCGACGGAAAACTTCATGGCGCTCGAATATCACAGCGTCGAAGTCGACTGGTGGGACGATATCGTCACCGGCCTGCCCAAGCCGCTGGTCAAGGACGGCTTCATCACCGTGCCCGACAAGCCTGGTCTGGGCATCGACGACATCGTCGACGAAGTGATCAGCCAGCACCTGCAGCCCGGCGTCACCGGCATCTGGCAACCGACCGATCACTGGGACGACGAATACTCCTGGGACCGCACCTGGAGCTGA